The following are encoded together in the Streptomyces flavofungini genome:
- a CDS encoding potassium channel family protein codes for MHIVIMGCGRVGSALAQTLEQQGHTVAVVDQDPTAFRRLGSGFGGRRVTGVGFDQDTLREAGIEDAGAFAAVSSGDNSNIIAARVAREMFGIENVAARIYDPRRAEVYQRLGIPTVATVRWTADQMLRRLLPSGAEPLWRDPTGGVQLAEVHASAAWIGHKISQLQEETGVRVAFLTRLGEAVLPTSQTVLQEGDLVHVMMRTDEVEKVEAAFAEGPEEGGH; via the coding sequence GTGCACATCGTCATCATGGGCTGCGGGAGAGTCGGTTCCGCTCTCGCGCAGACCCTGGAACAGCAGGGGCACACGGTCGCCGTCGTCGACCAGGACCCCACCGCATTCCGCCGTCTGGGTTCCGGCTTCGGCGGTCGCCGTGTGACCGGCGTCGGCTTCGACCAGGACACCCTGCGCGAGGCCGGCATCGAGGACGCCGGTGCCTTCGCCGCCGTCTCCAGCGGCGACAACTCCAACATCATCGCCGCCCGCGTGGCACGCGAGATGTTCGGCATCGAGAACGTCGCGGCCCGCATCTACGACCCGCGTCGCGCCGAGGTCTACCAGCGCCTGGGCATCCCCACGGTCGCCACGGTCCGCTGGACCGCCGACCAGATGCTGCGCCGGCTCCTGCCGTCCGGCGCGGAGCCGCTGTGGCGCGATCCCACCGGCGGCGTGCAGCTCGCCGAGGTGCACGCGTCGGCCGCCTGGATCGGGCACAAGATCAGCCAGCTGCAGGAGGAGACCGGCGTGCGCGTGGCCTTCCTCACCCGGCTCGGCGAGGCGGTCCTGCCGACGTCGCAGACGGTGCTGCAAGAAGGTGATCTGGTGCACGTGATGATGCGCACCGACGAGGTGGAGAAGGTCGAGGCGGCGTTCGCCGAAGGCCCCGAGGAAGGCGGTCACTGA
- a CDS encoding potassium channel family protein, with translation MRVAIAGAGAVGRSIAGELLENGHEVLLVDKAPTAISVERVPQAEWLLADACEITSLDEAALQRCNVVIAATGDDKVNLVVSLLAKTEYGVPRVVARVNNPKNEWLFNESWGVDVAVSTPRLMSALVEEAVSVGDLVRLLRFSHGDANLVELTLPPESALAGTRVGDVQWPEDTSLVTIIRGTRVLAPTPDDSLEAGDELLFVAAQAREEQLEDLLSVRRDV, from the coding sequence ATGAGGGTCGCCATTGCCGGAGCGGGTGCGGTGGGCCGTTCCATCGCCGGTGAGCTCCTGGAGAACGGGCACGAGGTCCTGCTCGTCGACAAGGCGCCGACGGCCATCTCCGTCGAGCGCGTCCCGCAGGCCGAGTGGCTGCTCGCCGACGCCTGCGAGATCACCTCCCTGGACGAGGCGGCGCTGCAGCGCTGCAACGTCGTCATCGCCGCGACCGGCGACGACAAGGTCAACCTCGTCGTCTCGCTGCTCGCCAAGACCGAGTACGGCGTCCCGCGGGTCGTCGCGCGCGTCAACAACCCCAAGAACGAGTGGCTCTTCAACGAGTCCTGGGGCGTCGACGTCGCCGTGTCCACGCCGCGGCTGATGTCCGCGCTCGTCGAGGAGGCGGTGAGCGTCGGCGATCTCGTCCGGCTGCTGCGCTTCAGCCACGGCGACGCGAACCTCGTCGAGCTGACGCTGCCGCCGGAGTCCGCCCTCGCGGGCACCCGCGTCGGCGACGTCCAGTGGCCCGAGGACACCTCGCTGGTCACCATCATCCGCGGTACGCGCGTGCTCGCGCCGACACCGGACGACTCGCTCGAAGCGGGGGACGAGCTGCTCTTTGTCGCCGCGCAGGCGCGGGAGGAGCAGTTGGAGGACCTGCTGTCGGTCCGCCGCGACGTCTAG
- a CDS encoding DUF3159 domain-containing protein, with amino-acid sequence MTSVDKPTDQAVGDRPQDAEAARAVQDAETRALTQAALFDAFGGIRGTVETMVPGLLFVLIYTINKDLHLSAIAALAVALVLVVVRLVRRDTVKHAFSGVFGVAFGVAFAMFTGNAKDFYLPGMIYGTGLGAAFFLSALVGYPLLGLLLGPVFRENLSWRTRNPGRKKAYTKASLAWGLIFLAKYAILFPLYWWADTEQLGWVLIALKLPPMVLAVYFTWVFLAKAPPPIDVFAEMEAEEKAEAERKAAERQRQA; translated from the coding sequence GTGACGTCAGTCGACAAGCCGACCGACCAGGCCGTGGGCGACCGCCCGCAGGACGCGGAGGCCGCGCGCGCGGTCCAGGACGCCGAGACCAGGGCGCTCACGCAGGCCGCGCTGTTCGACGCCTTCGGCGGCATCCGCGGCACGGTCGAGACGATGGTGCCGGGCCTGCTGTTCGTGCTCATCTACACGATCAACAAGGACCTGCACCTGTCCGCCATCGCGGCCCTCGCCGTGGCGCTGGTCCTGGTCGTGGTCCGCCTGGTCCGCCGGGACACCGTCAAGCACGCCTTCAGCGGTGTCTTCGGCGTCGCGTTCGGCGTGGCCTTCGCCATGTTCACGGGCAACGCCAAGGACTTCTACCTGCCCGGCATGATCTACGGCACCGGGCTCGGTGCGGCCTTCTTCCTCTCCGCGCTCGTCGGCTACCCGCTGCTCGGGCTGCTGCTCGGCCCTGTCTTCCGCGAGAACCTGTCCTGGCGCACCCGCAACCCGGGCCGCAAGAAGGCGTACACGAAGGCGTCGCTGGCCTGGGGCCTGATCTTCCTCGCCAAGTACGCCATCCTCTTCCCGCTGTACTGGTGGGCGGACACCGAGCAGCTCGGCTGGGTCCTGATCGCCCTCAAGCTGCCGCCGATGGTCCTCGCCGTCTACTTCACCTGGGTGTTCCTGGCCAAGGCGCCGCCGCCGATCGATGTCTTCGCGGAGATGGAGGCGGAGGAGAAGGCCGAGGCGGAGCGGAAGGCCGCGGAGCGGCAGCGGCAGGCCTAG
- a CDS encoding OB-fold nucleic acid binding domain-containing protein, producing MSAVPGSAPGSGKPAGRFRRMLDRLSSSQEDLESQELREDTETAGCTRIGDCHDRQIVTVTGTLRTVTLRPRAGVPALEAELFDGSAALDVVWLGRRSIVGIEPGRRLIASGRISIDRGRRVLFNPKYELRPLGRE from the coding sequence ATGAGTGCTGTTCCTGGTTCTGCCCCTGGATCCGGCAAGCCGGCAGGCCGCTTCCGGCGCATGCTCGACCGGCTGTCGTCCTCCCAGGAGGACCTGGAGTCGCAGGAGCTGCGCGAGGACACCGAGACGGCCGGCTGTACGCGCATCGGTGACTGCCACGACCGCCAGATAGTCACCGTTACTGGTACGTTGCGCACGGTCACCCTGCGGCCCCGCGCCGGCGTCCCCGCCCTGGAGGCGGAGCTGTTCGACGGCTCCGCCGCGCTCGACGTGGTGTGGCTCGGCCGGCGCTCCATCGTGGGGATCGAGCCGGGGCGGCGCCTGATCGCGTCGGGGCGGATCTCCATAGACCGCGGCCGCAGAGTGCTCTTCAACCCCAAGTACGAACTCAGACCGCTCGGACGGGAGTAA